One genomic region from Cryptococcus gattii WM276 chromosome C, complete sequence encodes:
- a CDS encoding uncharacterized protein (Similar to SGTC gene model, INSD accession EAL22248.1) produces the protein MITLTKMFHHPLISQPFLSLGLTSLALLLLILVLLSVPGPIKGMYWFSVEGQGTTDGPLSAGVLGWCLQGTSNCTYAPLSENAYLSTMINTGEALTVRIMLPLACYWMIVVMVLWVLLTVLVPFGYRIRDLDSITRHLRFAIVEACVLCVSLFGNVLCWLAFGLGRSAYFSVQNGGGDPTSGRAMETTAVAALLSLLSLGTAVWGLHLRLRSAQSHWREEAVMVRRRSMALFASGAVHPEDAATLGVTGNFLKKKDSQRWSTNSSDVPSYTANSGALQHRDNGFKAGYQPDIKAGEKEEIDVKLEEAKRNSVDQIRRTSIHDSPYHAANGTVRPPTS, from the exons ATGATTACCTTGACAAAAATGTTCCATCACCCTCTGATTTCTCAACCATTTCTTTCTCTTGGACTGACCTCCCTGGCCTTGCTACTCTTGATACTGGTGCTGTTAAGTGTACCCGGGCCGATCAAGGGTATGTACTGGTTCAGTGTGGAGGGTCAGGGTACAACCGATGGGCCACTGAGTGCTGGTGTTCTTGGGTGGTGTT TACAAGGCACGTCGAATTGTACTTATGCACCCCTTAG TGAAAATGCCTATCTTTCCACCATGATTAACACCGGTGAAGCACTAACTGTTCGCATCATGCTTCCTCTCGCCTGTTACTGGATGATCGTCGTGATGGTCCTCTGGGTTTTGCTCACTGTCCTTGTACCTTTTGGCTACCGTATTCGAGATCTCGACAGCATTACCAGACACCTAAGGTTTGCTATTGTTGAAGCTTGCGTCCTTTGCGTGAGCCTCTTCGGTAACGTACTCTGTTGGCTGGCTTTTGGGTTGGGGAGGTCCGCATATTTCAGTGTCCAAAATGGCGGAGGTGACCCAACAAGTGGTCGTGCTATGGAAAC TACTGCTGTCGCAGCTCTCCTCTCACTGCTCTCCCTGGGTACTGCGGTCTGGGGTCTTCACCTTCGACTCCGAAGCGCGCAATCGCACTGGCGAGAGGAAGCCGTCATGGTCCGCCGTCGTTCTATGGCACTTTTCGCTTCCGGCGCAGTTCATCCAGAGGATGCTGCTACCTTGGGAGTCACCGGAAATTTTTTGAAGAAAAAGGATAGTCAGCGGTGGTCCACCAATAGTTCAGATGTCCCTAGCTACACTGCAAACAGCGGAGCATTGCAACATAGAGACAATGGTTTCAAGGCTGGCTATCAGCCAGACATAAAGGCAGGCGAAAAAGAGGAAATAGATGTTAAACTAGAGGAGGCTAAAAGAAATTCAGTCGATCAGATCCGAAGAACATC GATCCACGACTCTCCCTATCATGCAGCCAACGGAACTGTTCGACCCCCAACCTCCTGA
- a CDS encoding uncharacterized protein (Similar to TIGR gene model, INSD accession AAW42357.1) produces the protein MFYATAGQQATQQPPTSRIAGYPRSGPPGFGVRSSDPNDFPALGSHSQHNSSYIAQNQSGQGSANASHQNTHLQQQQLYMQQQQQQQQQLGVTPTPPPGISGPTAGASSQSNGGLTEEFPALGASSESKDGRMANFLRNPSSVHQPVPSSPSPLPNGTSSASASQSANATPSTNPPHPQSGMGGPASTTDSWQRQSPRHTEPVVRPVQQILSSPVDRWGLKALLFEIQMHMNKTDRGMMVFGEDLEELGVDINSEEALYPTFVTPWVEPNSLPPPQIEESFHIPQCYYVHAPPVESKLQNFAEDTLFLAFYMSPQDVLQLRVAEELFARGWRYHTELQTWLTSPTLATIDLSKADRSSGQPNWIRGPFAYLDTRTWVRQRTAEDFTIDANVLELTKRADDVIREEAARKEAQKSPSNVPVNGQGQVQSQGQQQNQGQTLSYQR, from the exons ATGTTCTACGCGACAGCAGGCCAGCAAGCAACCCAGCAACCACCAACATCAAGAATCGCTGGCTACCCAAGAAGCGGTCCTCCGGGGTTTGGTGTTCGGAGCTCTG ATCCGAACGATTTCCCAGCTCTTGGATCACACAGTCAGCATAATTCGAGCTATATTGCCCAAAATCAAAGCGGCCAGGGTTCAGCCAACGCAAGCCATCAGAATACTCACTtacaacaacaacagctGTACAtgcaacaacaacaacagcagcagcaacagctTGGTGTCACTCCTACTCCTCCGCCGGGGATATCTGGTCCAACGGCGGGCGCGTCGTCTCAATCGAATGGGGGTTTGACAGAAGAGTTTCCTGCTCTCGGGGCATCTTCAGAAAGCAAAGACGGTCGT ATGGCGAACTTTCTTCGGAATCCGTCTAGCGTACATCAACCCGtcccttcctctccttcaccATTACCCAACGGTACAAGCAGCGCGAGTGCATCCCAGTCCGCAAATGCGACCCCTTCAACCAATCCACCACATCCTCAGTCTGGGATGGGTGGACCTGCATCTACGACTGACTCATGGCAAAGACAGTCACCAAGACATACAGAACCTGTGGTACGACCTGTACAGCAGATCCTGAGCTCCCCGGTGGATAGATGGGGATTGAAGGCGCTGCTATTTGAGATACAAATGCATATGAACAAAACGGATCGCGGAATGATGGTGTTTGGAGAAGATCTGGAGGAATTGGGTGTGGACATAAACAGCGAGGA GGCGCTCTACCCCACATTTGTTACCCCATGGGTGGAACCCAACTCATTACCGCCACCTCAAATTGAGGAATCATTCCACATCCCCCAGTGCTACTACGTTCATGCGCCTCCTGTAGAATCCAAATTGCAAAACTTCGCAGAAGATACTCTGTTCCTTGCCTTTTATATGTCTCCTCAAGACGTTTTGCAGCTCCGTGTCGCGGAGGAACT GTTTGCCCGAGGATGGCGTTATCATACAGAATTACAAACATGGCTCACCTCCCCTACTCTCGCGACCATTGATCTCTCCAAAGCCGATCGTTCTAGTGGGCAACCAAACTGGATCCGTGGTCCATTTGCATACCTCGACACTCGAACATGGGTTAGGCAAAGAACGGCGGAAGACTTTACCATCGACGCCAATGTTCTTGAACTTACCAAACGGGCAGATGATGTCATTCGAGAGGAGGCAGCTAGAAAGGAGGCACAGAAAAGCCCTAGCAATGTCCCCGTGAATGGTCAAGGCCAGGTTCAAAGCCAGGGTCAGCAACAAAATCAAGGACAGACGCTTTCGTATCAGCGATGA
- a CDS encoding uncharacterized protein (Similar to TIGR gene model, INSD accession AAW42732.1): protein MSSELRYTANTQLEQLHARYTGTGHADTTKYEWLTHQHRDTLASIVGHPPLLAYLSVADGECQARERFEVTEKMLQPCGKPPGKTEE from the exons ATG TCATCAGAGTTACGGTATACCGCCAACACACAACTGGAACAGC TGCACGCAAGGTACACCGGTACTGGACATGCTGATACAACAAAATA TGAATGGCTTACACACCAACACCGTGACACCCTTGCATCCATCGTCGGCCATCCACCTCTTTTGGCTTATCTGTCGGTCGCCGACGGCGAATGTCAAGCAAGGGAAAGATTTGAAGTAACGGAG AAAATGTTACAACCCTGTGGGAAACCGCCAGGAAAGACGGAGGAGTAG